A window of Mangifera indica cultivar Alphonso chromosome 11, CATAS_Mindica_2.1, whole genome shotgun sequence contains these coding sequences:
- the LOC123229505 gene encoding protein PSK SIMULATOR 1 produces the protein MGGLCSRSANVDNAPGESFPSVNGHFNHGSALVYQSRELKVNSNSTPSPVGESVDDKQLREPFSFAGSSAVQYGAYPDDINDGIPRLPRALSHKSTRSKQVAAAKVSGVSSLLGRAGTAGFGKAVDVLDTLGSSMTNLNINSGFTSGVTTKGNKISILAFEVANTIVKGANLMQSLSKENIRHLKEVVLPSDGVQNLISRDMDELLRIAAADKREELKVFSGEVVRFGNRCKDPQLHNLDRYFAKLGSELTPQKQLKEEAEAIMQQLLTMVQYTAELYHELHALDRFEQDYRRKLQEEDNTNATQRGDSMAILRAELKSQKKHVRSLQKKSLWSRILEEVMEKLVDIVHFLHLEIHEAFGSADGDKPVKGSQSSQKKLGSAGLALHYANIITQIDTLVSRSSSVPPNTRDALYQGLPPNIKSALRTKVQSFRVKEELTVQQIKAEMEKTLQWLVPIANNTTKAHHGFGWVGEWANTGSEVNRKPAGQTDLLRIETLHHADKDKTEGFILELVVWLHYLVTQVKASNGGIRSPVKSPIRSPNQKAIQLSPNKLHPPSPVLTVEDQEMLRDVSKRKKTPGISKSQEFDTAKTRLSKHHRLTKSNSHSPTSDNKKDPFPIRRPSSVPVIDFDIDRIKALDVIDRVDTIRSL, from the exons ATGGGAGGGCTTTGCTCGAGGAGTGCGAATGTAGATAATGCTCCCGGTGAAAGCTTTCCGAGTGTTAATGGTCATTTTAATCACGGGTCTGCATTGGTTTATCAGTCCCGTGAACTGAAAGTAAATAGCAATTCTACTCCGTCTCCAGTAGGGGAGAGTGTTGATGATAAACAGTTGAGAGAACCATTCTCCTTTGCGGGAAGCAGTGCAGTTCAATATGGGGCATATCCAGATGACATAAATGATGGGATTCCTCGCTTGCCAAGGGCTCTATCTCACAAATCAACCAGATCTAAGCAGGTTGCTGCTGCTAAG GTTTCCGGAGTGAGTTCTCTTTTGGGCAGAGCAGGTACTGCTGGGTTTGGGAAGGCAGTTGATGTCTTGGACACTCTTGGTAGTAGCATGACCAATTTGAACATCAACAGTGGATTTACATCTGGGGTGACAACAAAgggaaataaaatttcaatcttGGCTTTCGAAGTTGCAAACACAATCGTCAAGGGTGCCAATTTAATGCAGTCCCTTTCAAAGGAAAACATTAGACATTTAAAAGAGGTTGTGCTTCCATCAGATGGGgttcaaaatttaatatccaGAGATATGGATGAACTCTTAAGGATTGCTGCTGCAGATAAGAG AGAAGAATTGAAAGTATTTTCTGGAGAAGTTGTACGGTTTGGAAATCGTTGCAAAGATCCTCAGTTGCACAACTTGGACCGATATTTTGCAAA GCTGGGTTCTGAACTTACACCACAAAAGCAACTGAAGGAAGAAGCAGAGGCAATAATGCAACAATTACTTACTATGGTTCAATACACAGCT GAATTATATCATGAGTTGCATGCCTTGGACAGATTTGAACAAGATTATAGACGTAAGCTTCAGGAAGAGGATAATACAAATGCCACTCAAAGAG GAGACAGCATGGCAATCTTGAGAGCTGAGTTAAAGAGTCAAAAGAAGCATGTAAGAAGTTTGCAAAAGAAGTCTCTTTGGTCCAGGATTTTGGAAGAG GTGATGGAGAAGCTTGTAGACATTGTCCATTTCTTGCATTTAGAGATTCATGAAGCCTTTGGTAGTGCTG ATGGTGATAAACCGGTAAAAGGTTCTCAAAGCAGTCAGAAGAAGTTGGGTTCTGCAGGACTTGCCTTGCATTATGCAAACATTATCACTCAAATTGATACTCTT GTGTCTCGATCAAGTTCTGTGCCACCAAACACAAGGGATGCTCTGTACCAAGGATTGCCTCCTAATATAAAGTCAGCCTTGCGCACCAAAGTACAGTCATTCCGGGTTAAGGAAGAG CTTACTGTCCAACAAATTAAGGCAGAAATGGAGAAAACTCTGCAGTGGCTTGTTCCTATTGCCAATAACACAACTAA GGCTCATCATGGATTTGGTTGGGTTGGAGAATGGGCAAACACAGG TTCTGAGGTGAATCGGAAACCTGCTGGCCAGACTGACTTGCTCAGGATTGAGACACTACACCATGCAGATAAGGATAAAACTGAAGGATTTATTCTTGAACTGGTGGTATGGCTGCACTACCTTGTTACACAAGTGAAGGCTAGCAATGGAGGAATAAGATCTCCTGTCAAATCGCCAATTCGATCCCCGAACCAGAAAGCAATACAGTTATCCCCGAATAAGCTCCACCCCCCATCGCCCGTGTTGACAGTTGAAGATCAAGAAATGCTTCGCGACGtaagtaaaaggaaaaagacaccGGGAATAAGTAAGAGCCAAGAGTTTGACACTGCCAAAACCAGGTTAAGCAAGCACCATAGATTGACTAAGAGCAACAGCCACTCCCCAACAAGTGACAATAAGAAAGACCCCTTTCCAATTCGAAGACCTTCGTCTGTTCCTGTCATTGATTTTGACATCGATCGCATCAAAGCCTTGGATGTCATTGATCGAGTGGACACAATACGAAGCTTATAA